One Trichoderma atroviride chromosome 7, complete sequence DNA segment encodes these proteins:
- a CDS encoding uncharacterized protein (EggNog:ENOG41), whose product MAHHHQYPPPSQFAGGEVFEMPADSVAPKTEPLPQANPWPFYLDQDVRTEARVDKEEEGEGEKGAGRNAKVAEQPLANPWAYFGPMTPDEEKGEGEDAAGRETAVGGTVAKQSVGGLGIKMEELTVEEQEESKAQGENVEDASLRPLPLHLGGYGKQDGDDEAPPHDAPPPVPTASPPPPPPGTDYVAPLRLSRKQVPAFTVAPAFKPYLPPEESNNATIAPLKVTHQRASSAGPEGNSDALPYRPYRPPGYVTPPVLNADNGADVAGPAVMPVPRPASTSSSTPASAPPPLPLNAHDSLATGSVAAQVAPPLKTPSPLASPNPAPPPPQVVEPFRSTETPLDGAAAPHRLYSPSVTAGPHPPPCSHSSSSSCSSCFTSCCCSYCCSYCCSYCCSYCPSTSSSSSSSSSYPNGSGSDRRTFSGCRFNSVSCSSSSPSSRVSDDDCSSVSPFTKSISFESWSWPTFKLKSCPGLLSKLESNTRIPSIYDASFCAHFSYAQPKHDYVPIPTYRPESAAKYVHFLITSSTDRISWPTGFDVLPTCPAVYSSAATFKLRYPTTYLCVISRYSTAATTTAAAVPTTAIAGGISAPSVATVTFTICIP is encoded by the coding sequence atggcgcatCATCACCAATACCCTCCTCCGTCGCAGTTCGCCGGCGGGGAGGTTTTCGAGATGCCCGCCGACTCGGTGGCGCCAAAGACGGAGCCGCTGCCGCAGGCGAATCCATGGCCGTTTTATCTGGACCAAGACGTGCGGACGGAGGCGCGAGTTgacaaagaggaggaaggggAGGGGGAGAAGGGCGCTGGGAGAAATGCAAAAGTCGCTGAGCAGCCGTTGGCGAACCCGTGGGCGTATTTTGGGCCGATGACGCCGGATGAAGAGAAGGGCGAGGGAGAAGACGCCGCTGGGCGTGAGACTGCAGTGGGAGGGACTGTTGCCAAACAGAGTGTTGGTGGATTGGGgatcaagatggaggagctcACGGTGGAGGAACAAGAAGAATCCAAGGCGCAGGGCGAGAATGTGGAGGATGCTTCACTACGGCCACTACCGCTGCATCTCGGCGGCTATGGCAAACAAGACGGAGATGACGAAGCTCCTCCTCATGATGCGCCTCCTCCTGTACCAACagcatcaccgccgccgccgccgccggggACAGACTACGTAGCGCCTCTACGATTATCGAGAAAGCAGGTCCCAGCATTCACAGTCGCGCCGGCCTTTAAGCCGTATCTGCCGCCAGAAGAGAGCAACAATGCGACAATTGCGCCGCTCAAGGTGACACACCAGAGGGCGTCGTCGGCGGGCCCCGAAGGCAATTCGGACGCGCTGCCGTATCGGCCATATCGTCCTCCGGGATATGTCACGCCGCCTGTATTGAACGCAGACAATGGGGCCGATGTAGCGGGACCTGCTGTGATGCCAGTTCCCAGGCCTGCGtcaacatcgtcatcgaCACCAGCTTCGGCGCCGCCTCCGCTGCCGCTGAATGCTCACGACTCTCTGGCCACTGGATCCGTTGCTGCTCAGGTAGCGCCGCCTCTGAAAACACCGTCGCCGTTAGCATCACCGAatcctgcgccgccgccgccgcaggtTGTTGAGCCGTTCCGTTCGACGGAGACTCCTTTGGATGGAGCGGCGGCACCACATCGCCTTTATTCGCCATCTGTAACGGCTGgtcctcatcctcccccCTGCTCCCActcaagctcctcctcctgctccagctgcttcacctcctgctgttgctcctaCTGTTGCTCCTACTGTTGCTCCTACTGTTGCTCCTACTGcccctccacctcctccagctccagctccagctcctcctaTCCCAACGGTAGCGGTAGCGACCGCAGAACCTTCAGCGGCTGCCGCTTCAACTCTGTATcatgctcctcctcctctccctcctcccgTGTCTCAGACGACGACTGCTCCTCCGTATCACCGTTCACCAAGTCCATCAGCTTCGAGTCCTGGTCTTGGCCCACCTTCAAGCTCAAGTCCTGCCCTGGGCTACTCTCTAAACTCGAGTCCAACACCAGGATACCAAGCATATATGACGCCTCATTCTGCGCCCACTTCAGCTATGCCCAGCCCAAACATGACTACGTACCCATTCCAACCTATCGGCCAGAGTCAGCCGCAAAATATGTACACTTCCTCATCACCTCCTCCACCGACAGGATCTCCTGGCCAACCGGCTTCGATGTATTACCCACCTGCCCAGCAGTATactcctccgccgccaccttCAAGTTACGATATCCCACAACGTACTTATGCGTCATCAGCCGATATTCCACCGCCGCAACCACCACGGCCGCCGCAGTACCAACAACAGCCATCGCCGGTGGCATATCAGCCCCAAGCGTCGCCACAGTCACCTTCACCATATGCATTCCCTGA
- a CDS encoding uncharacterized protein (EggNog:ENOG41) gives MYNLPYGPAVAPHQHQYPTQPTYATPNSEGPSSPNPQDLYAAPPLPPRPATATGWGNQPQVVTGFTPHVVAYPPPPKRVFDPPPAAPAGPPRKSSGGMGMGMGSGKLFSSSSALKWIDKRGKGLENRLDSVLGSQSASKPPPQPPRPT, from the coding sequence ATGTACAACCTGCCATACGGGCCAGCGGTAGCTCCTCACCAGCATCAATATCCAACCCAGCCAACCTACGCAACCCCCAATAGCGAAGgcccatcttctccaaaCCCCCAGGACCTCTATGCCgcgccgcctctgccgcctcgCCCGGCAACGGCAACTGGCTGGGGCAATCAGCCGCAAGTGGTCACGGGATTCACACCGCACGTCGTAGCGTATCCTCCGCCGCCGAAGAGAGTGTTTGATCCGCCGCCTGCGGCTCCGGCTGGCCCGCCGAGGAAATCATCGGGtgggatggggatggggatgggcAGTGGTAAGCTGTTTAGCAGCTCTTCGGCCTTGAAGTGGATCGATAAGAGGGGGAAGGGGTTGGAGAATAGGCTTGATTCTGTGCTTGGTTCGCAGAGCGCGTCTAAGCCGCCGCCTCAGCCGCCTCGTCCGACATGA